One Nicotiana sylvestris chromosome 12, ASM39365v2, whole genome shotgun sequence genomic window carries:
- the LOC104229744 gene encoding non-specific lipid transfer protein GPI-anchored 7-like: MFSSKMSALIMVVVTVAIMAATTAEAQTPSCAMKLVPCAPYLNSTKPPAECCDPLKEAITNELDCLCKLYENPTLLPSFGINITQALALPKACNIPGDLSSCNGKAAPGPGSETLPPPATPGGNNDNNGVNKIGWTGISSLFVLCASLILA; this comes from the exons ATGTTTTCTTCTAAAATGTCTGCTCTGATCATGGTGGTAGTCACGGTGGCGATTATGGCGGCGACGACGGCGGAAGCTCAAACGCCGTCGTGTGCTATGAAATTAGTTCCCTGTGCACCTTACCTTAATTCCACCAAACCGCCGGCAGAATGTTGTGATCCATTGAAAGAAGCCATAACTAATGAACTTGATTGTCTATGTAAATTGTACGAGAATCCTACGTTGTTGCCTTCATTTGGTATTAATATTACTCAAGCACTTGCACTTCCTAAAGCATGTAATATTCCTGGTGATCTCAGTTCTTGCAATG GTAAAGCTGCTCCAGGTCCTGGTTCTGAAACCTTGCCACCACCAG CAACACCAGGTGGGAATAATGACAACAATGGAGTAAACAAGATTGGATGGACTGGAATCTCAAGTTTATTTGTTCTTTGTGCTTCTTTGATTCTTGCTTAG